The genomic DNA CCACTGGCAGATGCCCATTTCGGGCGTATAATCCGAGAAGTGCTTCAGGGCCAGCTTTGGGGTGCCGTCTTCGCGCAGCAGGCCCATATGGAAGTGGCGGTAGTATGAAGAGCCTTCAGCTTCGCGGTGGCGGGTGGTAGCTTCCCAGGCCTGTGGCAGGTCATAGAGGCTGTACCAGAAGATCCTGTCCACGCGGCCCAGCAACAGTTCGGCTGTGCGCCGAAGGCCAAACTCCTGCACTTCTTCCGCGCCAAAGGTAGAGACGCCCACTTCGGTTACCCACACCGGCAAATGAGTTACCGCTTCGATCTCTGCAATTTTAGCAGGCCAGTCGTGTATCGACCAGAGATTCCAATCCAGCGGAAAACCGTGCACGGCTACGGCATCCATGTTCTCGAGCGCCCCGTGTTTTTCCAGCGTTTTGATAAAATGCGGGTCGATGGGCGAAATGCCGCCGAGCACACGAAGCACAGCAGGGTTCTCGGCTTTCACAGCCTCCGCTGACTGCTTTACCATTTCGGCGTAGATCCGCCATTCCGGGTCGATCTCAAAAGCCCAGTGTGATTTGTTGTTCGGTTCGTTCCAGAATTTAACGGCT from Pontibacter liquoris includes the following:
- a CDS encoding glycosyl hydrolase, with translation MIEAVKFWNEPNNKSHWAFEIDPEWRIYAEMVKQSAEAVKAENPAVLRVLGGISPIDPHFIKTLEKHGALENMDAVAVHGFPLDWNLWSIHDWPAKIAEIEAVTHLPVWVTEVGVSTFGAEEVQEFGLRRTAELLLGRVDRIFWYSLYDLPQAWEATTRHREAEGSSYYRHFHMGLLREDGTPKLALKHFSDYTPEMGICQWFHFEDHRLEAAVDWLRKLGVKKLRTGLSWADWLRPDAEQWFDKMMKALEEFDLTVTFCFTPEAKGVQPHHTSPPQNITEFADFCSEMMRRYAR